In Stanieria sp. NIES-3757, the DNA window CCCAAATCACTGACGCAAGAGCGATCGCTATACCCTGATACCAATTGGACATATCTTAAGCTTTGATTTTATAATTTTAGATTAATTGAATAACAGTCAAAATATAGGGAATTGTCGATTAATTTAACGGAAAAAAGCAGCAATTCGCTACAGATAAGTAAAATAAATAACTTTTTTTCTCAAATTTAAATTCCAGAATTAGCCAAGAAAAATATTAAACTTCGATACAATTGAAACATTGCTTGCCCTGCTAATAGGTAAAAACGCACAATCAATTATTATGGCAGAGAAATACTGGTTAGAAAAAGAATCAGAAGACGAATTTGATCCCATTGGCTCTTTATTATCGGAATGGTCAGATCCAGAAGAAGAAGAGGAGGAGTTTAGAAGTGACTTTTTCCAAGGGCTAGAAGGACGCAGAAAAAAAGCTGCTTTCGTATTAATGGCTATTTGGGGAATTGTTTTAACTCTTCATTTAGTTGCTTGGGGATATTTAATTGTTTTTATTTTAACGGGATTAGTAGGTATTCATGCCTTCAGATTATCCATAGCTCAACCAGAATTACCTCCGACTTCCTTATCCGTTCAAGATTTAGCCTCTGCACCAAAGGTTTCGTTGCTTGTCGCTGCCAAAAACGAAGAAGCAGTAATTGGCAATTTGCTCGAACAGTTGTGTAATCTTGATTATCCTACCGAGCAATATGAAGTCTGGGCAATAGACGACCATAGTAGCGATCAAACTCCTGAAATTTTAGATCGTTTAGCCCAACAATATCCTCAACTGAAAGTAGTTCATCGTCCAGCTAATGCAGAAGGTGGAAAATCTGGTGCTTTGAATCAAGTTTTATCCCAAACCCAAGGAGAAATCATTGGAGTTTTTGATGCCGATGCTGGAGTTACTTCAGACTTATTACGGCGAGTAGTACCGATGTTTACCTCAGCAGAAATGGGTGCAGTCCAAGTTCGTAAAGCGATCGCTAATGCCGAAGAAAACTTCTGGACTAAAGGGCAAGCAGCGGAAATGGCTTTAGATAGTTATATGCAGCAGCAGCGCATTGCCCTCGGTGGCATTGGTGAGTTACGAGGTAATGGTCAATTTGTCCGTCGTTCTGCCTTAGAACGTTGTGGTCGTTGGAATGAAGAAACTATTACTGATGATTTGGATTTAACTATTAGATTGCATTTGGATAACTGGAAAATCGGTTTTTTAATGTTTCCAAGTGTTCAAGAAGAAGGAGTAGTCAAAGCAAGCTCACTGTGGCATCAACGGAATCGTTGGGCAGAAGGAGGATATCAACGTTATCTCGATTATTGGCGATATCTATTCCATAGCCCAATGGGTTTGAGCAAAAGATTTGATTTACTAACTTTTATTTTGCTGCAATACATCCTACCCACTGCTTGTGTACCTGATTTAATTATGGCAACGATTCGCCATCATTTTATTTTGCTCAGTCCCTTAAGTGGTGTGTTATTTTTCTTTGCTTATTTAGGAATGTTTCGAGGTATATTGCGTACCCGTACTACACAAAGACTCAATCTATTGGACTTAATTAATATTGCTTGGCAATCTCTTAGGGGGCTAGTTTATATGTTGCACTGGCAAATCGTCATGCCTTGTATTACTGCCCGAATGTCAATTCGTCCCAAACGTCTGAAATGGG includes these proteins:
- a CDS encoding glycosyl transferase family protein, giving the protein MAEKYWLEKESEDEFDPIGSLLSEWSDPEEEEEEFRSDFFQGLEGRRKKAAFVLMAIWGIVLTLHLVAWGYLIVFILTGLVGIHAFRLSIAQPELPPTSLSVQDLASAPKVSLLVAAKNEEAVIGNLLEQLCNLDYPTEQYEVWAIDDHSSDQTPEILDRLAQQYPQLKVVHRPANAEGGKSGALNQVLSQTQGEIIGVFDADAGVTSDLLRRVVPMFTSAEMGAVQVRKAIANAEENFWTKGQAAEMALDSYMQQQRIALGGIGELRGNGQFVRRSALERCGRWNEETITDDLDLTIRLHLDNWKIGFLMFPSVQEEGVVKASSLWHQRNRWAEGGYQRYLDYWRYLFHSPMGLSKRFDLLTFILLQYILPTACVPDLIMATIRHHFILLSPLSGVLFFFAYLGMFRGILRTRTTQRLNLLDLINIAWQSLRGLVYMLHWQIVMPCITARMSIRPKRLKWVKTVHEGAGKESFEY